The Fusarium poae strain DAOMC 252244 chromosome 2, whole genome shotgun sequence nucleotide sequence CAATGATCAGAAAAATTCGCGGCGAGAGATAAAATTAGCAAGTCAGCTTGGTCGATTTTAGACTGTGGTTTCAGGCCACTTATCTTTACACCTCCAAGCCCAGGAagtcaacttttctgttaTCCACCAGCCGGCCTGTGGTGGGccagtgggtagcagaaaaaaataacctcctaagtttaggttacaaaaataaatagtctaagagccatagtataaagagcataaagtggctcactaatttcgtctcttatggcTCCAGCGGCCGATTCCTCTGACACCCTGAAGGTGGGGTCGTGCACGGATCATGTAAACACCGAGCCATTAAGTCGTCATATGGATTTCGGCGTGACAAGCTTCATGGAGCTATACCAAATCGGAGCTCAAACGTGAACCTCTCTTGAACAACCGTGATTTCTCTTTTATCGTTCTTTAATAAACAAAGTACAGAGTCAATCCGGCAAAAATGTTTCGATTTGTAAGTTGGTACCCTGCGATTAGTGTGCTTGGTAACTAAACAATCAACAGCACAAGACGCTCGATATCGTGACGGTCTTTCACAAGGCCAGCTCTCCGGCATCCGTGAGAGTAGCAAACCTTCTCAAGCAGGTCTCCGCCAACGCATCCTCCGGTGCCACTCTTGACCAGGCAAGCGATCATTCAACCCAGACCGCTCCTATCCGAGAAGAGTTTGAGCTCAACATCACCGAGGACCCCCCAACAGAAGACCAAGTTAAGACGATCCTGGAATATGTTGGTAGCGGCGGCATTCCCAAGGTGATCAATGGCGCAAATACCGAGAAGGATGCGCTCAAGAAGTTCAAGGAAAGCAAGGATAACTTCATTCGACCAGTGGTATGTAAAAGATATTTCCAGCAACGGCACCTCTTGGCTAACATCATCCCCAGGTTGTAGACTGGAACAATGGCAAGGCCATTACTGGCGAAAACGAGTCCGAGATTCTTAAGCTTCTCAAACAACAGCAGTAATGATTTGACTTTAAAGAAACTTCAAACCCTACGATATGCCCCCCCTTTATATACTTGTTATCAATGACCAAGAGACTGTCCAATGACGACGACTCATATTGACGCACTCTACTCTCGAATAAAAGATAAATTCAATATGGTAAACTCACCCAAAGTCTCAACCAAGTCTCCGTACTTCTAGACTTGGGATTTTGATCTACTAAGTTTATGAGTAGCTGTCAGTGATGTACCCTCCCAGTCAAAAGTTGCAAAGTATCAGCACCCATTTTGTTCGGATGAGTACCTTAAATCGCGGCAGGTAACCAGCGTCGATACAGTCCGATCGAATCACATTGTTCTTGAACCAAGCTAGAAGAAAATAATTCCCGGCTGAATGAATGTGGACGTAGGACGCAAACAACTTTTATTACTCATGGGCGGCGGGTCGAGGTGGTTATGTGCAGCGGGAAGCAAGCACCCACCCATCTTCAACCTACAACTGACTTGGCCGATTATGCTCATTGTGTATACCTACTAAAACACGGCATTACCAAACTTGAAACGCACGTCGACTTGCTTCCATCTCTATTCTCTGTGCATGTTCAAATTTCACCCACTGTGACTTGTGGTAGACAGAGTGTTGACCACCCTTCCATCTACAGAGAGTCGGATTGTCTCAGGACCTTTTGCAGTTTTCACTCTCTAATGCACAGCAAAGGCCAAGCGGAAGTGACTTTAACTCTCCCTTAGATACTTCCA carries:
- a CDS encoding hypothetical protein (BUSCO:57613at5125), with the translated sequence MFRFHKTLDIVTVFHKASSPASVRVANLLKQVSANASSGATLDQASDHSTQTAPIREEFELNITEDPPTEDQVKTILEYVGSGGIPKVINGANTEKDALKKFKESKDNFIRPVVVDWNNGKAITGENESEILKLLKQQQ